In Chitinispirillum alkaliphilum, the following are encoded in one genomic region:
- a CDS encoding 30S ribosomal protein S9p (S16e): MENRFSATGRRKNAIASVILKPGKGERIVNGKPIIDYLKSDVLVMDVEQPLAVLQASENFDVVARVRGGGLRGQSGAIRLGISRALAHINEDNQKLMRKNGFLTRDSRVVERKKYGQAGARKRFQFSKR, from the coding sequence TTGGAAAACAGATTTTCTGCTACAGGAAGGCGCAAAAATGCGATAGCATCTGTAATTCTTAAACCTGGTAAAGGTGAAAGAATTGTAAATGGGAAACCGATAATCGATTATCTGAAAAGTGATGTTCTGGTAATGGACGTAGAGCAGCCCCTTGCAGTTCTCCAGGCTTCAGAGAATTTTGACGTAGTAGCCAGAGTAAGAGGTGGCGGACTACGGGGTCAATCAGGTGCGATCAGACTTGGCATTTCACGTGCATTAGCACACATTAATGAAGACAATCAGAAACTGATGCGTAAAAACGGCTTTCTCACACGCGACTCTCGCGTTGTTGAGAGAAAAAAGTATGGACAGGCCGGTGCCCGCAAAAGATTCCAGTTCTCAAAGCGTTAA